The Monomorium pharaonis isolate MP-MQ-018 chromosome 5, ASM1337386v2, whole genome shotgun sequence genome includes a window with the following:
- the LOC118645590 gene encoding protein ALP1-like encodes MNNDKRLILQLMEGVNYSICTDSSSTTLDELNSSSSSSTDNIINSSSDDDDLLLFPLMKFLTSGKKRQRIENYLEIIDSLSDQEFKEHLRINRRTALTLIDELKLSGYIPSHSFGIRPLSAKLSFILFLWYIANTEPLRTLSDRFDISISSVFRVLRRITKWFLSKLDTIIKWPQEQNVKIVCDKFFIKQGVPNVLGAIDGTHIRIEKPSINARDYINRKKYFSICLQAVVDSDMRITNIYCGEPGSLHDSRVLRRSPLYEAASVNQAMLFPNQTFILGDSAYPSLPWLVSPYKDNGHLSPQQVEFNYMISSTRISVERAFGQLKGRFRRIKFFNEYRTLPFIINTVVAACILHNYCINENDTYDFPEYYDENINNILNNNGIIEENIPGDRRTQLFNEIFPC; translated from the exons atgaACAACgacaaaagattaattttgcaattaatggAAGGAGTCAATTATTCAATTTGCACCGATTCCTCAAGTACCACATTGGATGAATTGAATAGTAGCAGTAGTAGTAGTAcagataatattatcaattcaTCAAGTGATGATGATGATTTGTTATTGTTTCCGCTAATGAAATTTTTGACGAGTGGTAAAAAAAGACAACgtattgaaaattatcttgAAATTATAGACTCTTTGTCGGATCAAGAATTTAAAGAACACTTAAGAATAAATCGACGTACTGCATTAACGTTAAttg ATGAATTGAAATTATCGGGTTACATTCCATCCCATTCTTTTGGAATACGACCACTTTCTGCAAAattgagttttattttatttttatggtatATTGCAAATACAGAACCTTTGCGAACTTTATCGGATAGATTTGATATTTCAATTTCATCTGTATTCCGAGTTTTGCGACGAATTACAAAGTGGTTTCTGAGTAAATTAGATACGATTATTAAATGGCCACAAgaacaaaatgttaaaattgtatgtgacaaattttttatcaaacaaGGAGTACCAAATGTTTTAGGGGCAATTGACGGCACTCACATTAGAATAGAAAAACCGTCAATTAATGCACGTGATTAtataaatcgaaaaaaatatttttcaatctgCTTACAAGCTGTTGTAGATTCTGATATgcgaattacaaatatatattgtggCGAACCTGGTTCTCTTCATGATTCACGTGTTCTTAGAAGATCTCCTTTATATGAAGCAGCATCTGTTAATCAAGCAATGTTATTTCCtaatcaaacatttatattagGTGATTCGGCATATCCCTCTTTACCATGGCTTGTTTCACCGTATAAAGATAACGGTCATTTATCTCCTCAACAAgtagaatttaattacatgATTTCGTCAACACGGATTTCAGTTGAGAGAGCATTTGGTCAATTAAAAGGGCGTTTTAgacgtattaaattttttaatgaataccGTACATtaccttttattattaatacagtaGTAGCAGCTTgtattttacacaattattgCATCAATGAAAATGATACATATGATTTTCCTGAATATTatgatgaaaatataaataacattttaaataataatggaataattgaagaaaatattcCAGGAGATCGTAGAACTCAATTATTCAATGAAATTTTTCCttgttaa
- the LOC118645703 gene encoding uncharacterized protein LOC118645703, whose translation MCYKNVAALFILVITCISIAGKRKGILKMFFCKYCNEEIESIENSPQHACFINKDIYLENNILCTIEENKDLPCAMQHNSTEGTENIVVKEGEKKTLSNSPTIKQHAVWTKNATLALLALYEMKLDMLDSPKTRGKIWQEIANGLLEYSIEACIF comes from the exons atgtgctataaaaatgtagcagccctgtttattttagttatcaCATGTATAAGCATAGCTGGGAAACGTaaaggaatattaaaaatgtttttttgcaaatattgcaACGAGGAAATTGAATCTATTGAAAACAGTCCGCAACATGCatgctttattaataaagatatttacttagaaaataatattttatgtacaattgAAGAGAACAAAG atttgccTTGTGCAATGCAACATAATAGTACAGAAGGTACAGAAAATATAGTTGtgaaagaaggagaaaaaaaaacgctttCTAATTCTCCCACAATTAAACAAC atgCTGTTTGGACTAAAAATGCAACATTAGCATTACTTGCTCTTTACGAAATGAAACTAGATATGCTAGATAGTCCTAAAACAAGAGGTAAAATTTGGCAAGAAATAGCCAATGGTCTATTAGAATACAGTATCGAggcatgtattttttaa